In one window of Macadamia integrifolia cultivar HAES 741 chromosome 2, SCU_Mint_v3, whole genome shotgun sequence DNA:
- the LOC122094684 gene encoding leucine-rich repeat receptor-like serine/threonine-protein kinase SKM1, producing MEKGGGQVCVLLLFSLVFSFNVVISGKELELLLSFKASISDPFRFLTDWTSNSNSSVAFCEWYGITCVNSSHVIAIELAGKNISGELSPSIFLLPSIESIDLSNNEFSGKIPSETFSCSSLRHLNLSNNNFTGPIPHGSISKLETLDLSNNMLSGEIPAEIRLFTGLRFLDLGGNVLEGRIPNFISNLTVLQYLTLSSNQLTGEIPRELGQMKSLKWIYLGYNNLSGEIPTEIGELTSLNHLNLVYNNLVGEIPSSLGNLTDLQYLFLYQNSLTGSIPQSIFDLRKLIALDLSDNHLSGMIPELVKQLQNLEILHLFNNNFTGKIPEALVSLPRLQILQLWSNKLSGEIPKNLGKWNNLTVLDLSTNKLTGEIPESLCNSGRLFKLILFSNFLQGRIPESLSRCRSLQRVRIQNNLLFGELSQEFTKLPLVYYLDISGNSLYGRIDQRKWDMPSLQMLNLARNKFVGNLPESFGSDNLESLDLSENCFSGSIPLRFGDLSELVELKLSTNQLNGIIPDELSSCNKLVSLDLSGNQLSGPIPVSLSEMPVLSELDLSENQLSGEIPATLGKVESLLQVNISHNNLHGKLPSTEAFLAINSSAVAGNDLCGGEATSGLPPCRTARNPVWWVLITSFSVVILVLALSLSVVAFMRRRNGEQVKKVDHEDGTWELQFFNSSLSNAVTIDDILLSRKEENAVSSGSEGTSFKGKSAVHDLQFIVMEIIDNSIPSNFWVEVTELGKLRHPNVVQLIGICRSEKGGFLLYEFVEGKSLRDVLGSLSWERRQKMMIRIAKALQFVHCCWPSFLIGNLSPEKVVVDGKDEPRLRPCLPGFLSGSDCKSVLSSGYVAPEMREKKDITEKSDIYSFGILLIEMLTGRNPVDTEQGVQDGIVEWARFCYSDCHLNTWIDPAIKGDESKHQNEMVETMNLALQCTATNPAARPFASDALKILECATRSSSCISGLKL from the exons atggagaaaggAGGAGGCCAAGTCTGTGTTTTGCTTCTATTCTCTTTAGTTTTCAGCTTTAACGTAGTAATTTCTGGAAAGGAACTCGAACTTCTCTTATCATTCAAAGCTTCCATAAGCGATCCTTTTCGTTTCCTCACTGACTGgacttccaattccaattccagcGTCGCTTTCTGCGAATGGTACGGTATCACGTGCGTTAATTCCTCACATGTTATTGCTATTGAACTCGCCGGAAAGAATATCTCCGGCGAACTCTCTCCATCCATTTTCCTTCTTCCGTCAATAGAAAGCATTGATCTCTCAAACAATGAATTCTCCGGAAAAATTCCATCAGAAACCTTTTCTTGTTCCTCGCTTCGACACCTGAATCTCAGTAACAACAACTTCACTGGTCCGATTCCTCATGGTTCGATCTCCAAACTTGAGACGTTAGATCTATCGAACAACATGCTCTCCGGCGAAATCCCGGCGGAAATCAGACTATTTACTGGTCTTAGATTTCTTGATCTCGGTGGAAATGTCTTGGAAGGAAGAATTCCTAATTTCATATCGAACCTCACAGTGTTGCAGTATCTGACGTTATCTTCGAACCAGTTGACTGGGGAAATTCCACGGGAATTAGGGCAAATGAAGAGTCTGAAGTGGATTTACTTGGGATATAATAACCTTTCAGGTGAAATACCAACTGAAATCGGTGAACTGACTTCTCTGAATCATCTTAATCTGGTCTACAACAATCTCGTAGGGGAAATTCCTTCGTCACTTGGAAACCTTACTGATCTTCAGTACCTGTTCCTTTATCAGAATAGCCTTACTGGTTCGATTCCTCAATCAATCTTTGATTTGAGAAAGCTGATTGCGCTTGACCTAAGCGACAATCATCTCTCTGGAATGATCCCTGAACTTGTAAAGCAACTCCAAAACTtggaaatcctccatctctTCAACAACAATTTTACGGGGAAGATTCCAGAAGCTCTGGTTTCACTGCCTCGACTCCAAATTCTGCAGCTCTGGTCGAACAAACTATCCGGCGAGATTCCGAAGAACCTCGGAAAATGGAACAATCTTACTGTACTGGACCTTTCGACGAATAAACTCACAGGCGAAATTCCAGAGAGTCTATGCAATTCGGGTCGTCTCTTTAAGCTTATCCTCTTCTCCAACTTCCTCCAAGGCAGAATCCCTGAGAGCTTAAGCCGATGCCGAAGCTTACAGAGAGTTCGTATCCAGAACAATCTCCTGTTCGGTGAATTGTCGCAGGAGTTCACGAAATTGCCACTTGTCTACTATCTTGATATCTCCGGAAACAGCCTCTACGGTAGGATCGATCAGCGGAAGTGGGACATGCCCTCTCTTCAGATGCTGAATTTGGCAAGGAACAAATTCGTCGGAAACTTGCCGGAATCATTCGGCAGCGACAACCTCGAGAGCTTAGACTTATCGGAAAACTGCTTTTCAGGTAGTATTCCGCTGAGATTCGGCGACCTATCGGAGCTAGTGGAGTTGAAGCTCAGCACCAACCAACTTAACGGTATTATCCCTGATGAATTATCTTCATGCAATAAGCTGGTAAGTTTAGACCTCAGTGGAAATCAGCTCAGTGGACCAATTCCGGTTTCTCTCTCTGAAATGCCGGTTCTGAGTGAGCTCGACTTGTCGGAAAACCAGTTATCCGGGGAAATACCGGCGACTCTAGGGAAGGTGGAATCTCTGCTCCAAGTGAACATCTCTCATAATAATTTACACGGGAAGCTTCCATCCACCGAAGCATTCTTGGCTATCAACTCGAGTGCTGTCGCCGGCAATGATCTCTGCGGTGGCGAAGCTACAAGTGGCTTACCACCATGCAGAACGGCCAGAAATCCTGTTTGGTGGGTTCTAATCACTTCTTTTTCAGTTGTTATACTGGTGCTGGCACTTTCGCTTTCTGTCGTGGCATTCATGCGACGTAGAAATGGAGAACAGGTCAAAAAGGTTGACCATGAGGATGGGACCTGGGAGTTGCAGTTCTTCAATTCAAGTCTCTCAAACGCTGTCACGATCGATGATATCTTACTATCTAGGAAGGAAGAGAATGCAGTGTCCAGTGGAAGTGAAGGAACTTCATTCAAAGGGAAATCCGCCGTCCATGATTTACAATTCATTGTTATGGAAATAATTGATAACTCCATTCCCTCAAATTTCTGGGTTGAAGTGACGGAACTGGGAAAGCTTCGACATCCGAATGTGGTACAATTAATAGGGATCTGCAGGTCGGAGAAGGGTGGGTTTCTCTTGTACGAGTTTGTGGAAGGGAAGAGCTTGAGAGATGTTCTCGGTAGTTTAAGCTGGGAACGTCGCCAGAAAATGATGATTCGGATCGCAAAGGCTCTTCAGTTTGTTCATTGTTGTTGGCCTAGTTTTCTGATCGGAAATCTTTCGCCGGAGAAAGTAGTCGTTGACGGAAAAGACGAGCCTCGTCTACGACCCTGTCTTCCCGGGTTCCTCAGTGGTAGCGACTGCAAGAGTGTCCTCTCTTCAGGCTACGTTGCACCAG AGATGAGGGAGAAAAAGGATATCACGGAGAAGAGTGACATATACAGTTTTGGGATCCTTTTAATCGAAATGCTGACCGGTAGAAACCCGGTGGACACAGAACAAGGTGTGCAAGATGGGATAGTGGAGTGGGCCCGCTTTTGCTACTCTGATTGTCACCTCAACACGTGGATTGATCCCGCCATCAAGGGAGACGAATCCAAACATCAGaatgagatggttgagactatGAATCTAGCCTTGCAATGCACCGCGACAAATCCAGCAGCCAGACCATTCGCTAGTGATGCATTGAAGATCCTAGAGTGTGCAACAAGGTCAAGTTCTTGCATTTCAGGTCTGAAGTTGTAA